In one window of Gammaproteobacteria bacterium DNA:
- the gltB gene encoding glutamate synthase large subunit: protein MALTNPAFEKDNCGFGLITQMDGHPSHRIIRTAIYGLDRMQHRGGIAADGITGDGCGLLMQRPEELFKSVAAENNWSLSKKYAVGMCFLNTDPVLAQQSRQILVEELEKETMAVVGWREVPINKAVLGPIALAELPVIEQVFINAPAGWISRDIERRLYMARRRAEKRITNDSEFYIASLSSMVTIYKGLVKPADLAAFYLDLADLRTKSSICLFHQRFSTNTSPKWPLAQPFRFLAHNGEINTISGNRLWAKARAYKFKSPLLPDLQDAAPFVSASGSDSSSLDNMLELLLVGGMDLYRSMRMLIPPAWQSNPIMDDDLRAFYDFNSMHMEPWDGPAGIVMTNGRHVACAVDRNGLRPARYVVTKDRVLTLASEVGIWDYQPDEVLEKGRVGPGELLVVDTYTGKLTSTFDIDNELKSRHPYQQWMANNTKRLTPFEQRIESTSGQRSLTDDELAIYHKQFGYSKEEIHDVLSILGRDGQEVTASMGDDTPMAVLSTQQRSVFDYFRQKFAQVTNPAIDPLREAHTMSLVTCVGNEQNLFKETLGHANRILFDSPILVYSDLEQLRQLDAKLYPMAEHSINYNPDIGLEQAIINLCDQAQLSAEQGATLILLSDRDISANTIPIPAAMAVGALQHRLVNNNLRCDSNIIIETAAARDPHQFAVLLGFGVTAIYPYIAYETLLELVEHGKIDKSPKEAVINYRKGINKGLMKIMSKMGISTIASYRCSQLFEAIGLANEVVDLCFNGVTNRIKGADFDDFSADQLILRQKAYTKRRKVDHGGLLKYDHRGEYHCYNPDVVQLLQKAVKSGSYQDYQSFAKAVNNRPIATLRDLFALKPSDQPISLDKVEAASKLFPRFDSAAMSIGALSPEAHEALAVAMNRLGGQSNSGEGGEDPLRFNSERNSKIKQVASGRFGVTAHYLMNAEVIQIKVAQGAKPGEGGQLPGDKVSTEIAALRYATPGVTLISPPPHHDIYSIEDLAQLIFDLKQINPKALISVKLVSEPGVGTIATGVVKAYADLITVSGYDGGTGASPLTSVKYAGSPWELGLAEVQQALVENGLRHKVRLQVDGGLKTGLDVVKAAILGAESFGFGTAPMVALGCKYLRICHLNNCATGVATQNPQLRAQNFHGLPEMVANYFEALAQDIREIMASVGVEKLTDLIGRTELLEVIAGQTAKQSKLDLSDILYQPQPKPNCGVFWQEHNPAYDEGQMNKLLRLNLTSAITAKSGGQFHFDIRNTDRSVGASISGLVATHHGNQGMSDAPIELKFTGTAGQSFGVWNTGGLHMSIVGDANDYVGKGMTGGQLVIHPPLGTAFKSHQASIIGNTCLYGATGGKLFAAGQAGERFGVRNSGAVAVIEGMGDNGCEYMTAGVVVCLGTTGVNFAAGMTGGFAYLIDEDDNINQRMNHECAEAIPLAHPAYQNHLKDLIKEHYQLTGSQRAYEILTNFSYWLPKFLLVKPTTANITTMLPTANKVLTLDVKAG, encoded by the coding sequence ATGGCATTAACTAATCCAGCCTTTGAAAAAGACAATTGTGGTTTTGGTCTTATCACCCAAATGGATGGCCACCCCAGTCACCGTATCATTAGAACCGCAATCTATGGTCTAGACCGCATGCAACACCGAGGTGGCATTGCTGCCGACGGTATCACGGGAGATGGTTGTGGCTTATTAATGCAACGACCTGAAGAGCTATTTAAGAGCGTTGCCGCCGAAAATAACTGGTCGCTTAGCAAAAAATACGCTGTTGGCATGTGTTTCTTAAATACCGATCCCGTATTAGCCCAGCAAAGCCGCCAAATATTAGTCGAAGAGCTAGAAAAGGAAACCATGGCGGTGGTCGGTTGGCGTGAAGTGCCAATCAATAAAGCCGTGCTTGGACCAATCGCCTTGGCCGAATTGCCAGTGATTGAACAAGTCTTTATCAACGCCCCTGCAGGTTGGATTAGCCGAGATATCGAACGACGCCTATATATGGCGCGTCGCCGCGCGGAAAAACGTATTACCAATGATAGCGAGTTCTATATTGCGAGCCTTTCATCGATGGTAACAATCTATAAAGGACTGGTTAAACCGGCTGATTTAGCGGCTTTTTATCTCGATTTAGCCGATTTACGCACCAAAAGTTCAATTTGTTTATTCCACCAGCGATTTTCAACCAATACGTCACCAAAATGGCCGCTCGCTCAGCCTTTTCGGTTCTTAGCCCATAATGGTGAAATTAATACCATTTCAGGCAATCGTTTGTGGGCAAAAGCCCGCGCTTATAAATTTAAATCGCCGTTATTACCAGACTTGCAAGACGCAGCTCCCTTTGTAAGCGCCAGCGGTTCGGATTCATCATCGTTAGATAATATGTTAGAACTTTTACTGGTGGGCGGCATGGATTTATATCGCTCAATGCGCATGCTCATTCCACCAGCGTGGCAATCTAACCCGATTATGGATGATGATTTGCGCGCATTTTATGACTTTAACTCGATGCACATGGAACCATGGGATGGACCCGCAGGCATTGTCATGACCAACGGTCGTCATGTGGCCTGCGCTGTTGATCGCAATGGTTTACGCCCAGCACGTTACGTTGTGACCAAAGATCGCGTGCTGACTTTAGCTTCTGAAGTTGGCATTTGGGACTACCAACCCGATGAGGTGTTAGAGAAAGGCCGCGTTGGACCCGGTGAACTACTAGTCGTCGACACCTATACCGGTAAACTCACTTCAACCTTTGATATCGATAATGAATTAAAAAGCCGCCACCCGTATCAACAATGGATGGCGAACAACACCAAACGGCTGACCCCTTTTGAGCAACGCATCGAGTCAACCTCAGGCCAACGTAGCCTGACCGACGATGAGCTGGCTATTTATCACAAGCAATTTGGCTACAGTAAAGAAGAAATTCACGACGTGCTGAGCATTCTAGGCCGAGACGGCCAAGAAGTAACCGCTTCAATGGGCGATGATACGCCAATGGCCGTGTTATCAACCCAGCAACGATCGGTGTTTGATTACTTCCGTCAAAAATTCGCTCAAGTCACTAATCCGGCCATCGATCCGTTACGTGAAGCGCACACTATGTCACTCGTCACGTGTGTCGGTAATGAACAAAATCTGTTTAAAGAAACCTTAGGTCACGCCAACCGTATTTTGTTTGACTCACCAATTTTAGTCTACAGCGATTTAGAACAACTGCGTCAACTCGACGCTAAGCTATATCCAATGGCCGAGCATTCAATTAATTACAATCCTGACATCGGCCTCGAACAGGCCATTATTAATTTATGCGACCAAGCGCAATTAAGTGCCGAGCAAGGTGCGACCCTAATTTTATTATCCGATCGAGATATCAGTGCCAATACCATCCCGATCCCAGCGGCAATGGCGGTGGGCGCATTGCAACATCGCCTCGTCAACAACAACCTGCGTTGTGATTCCAACATCATTATTGAAACGGCGGCCGCCCGCGACCCGCATCAGTTCGCAGTCTTATTAGGCTTTGGTGTGACCGCTATTTATCCTTATATAGCCTATGAAACTCTGCTCGAGCTGGTTGAGCATGGAAAAATTGATAAGTCGCCAAAAGAAGCGGTTATCAATTACCGAAAAGGCATTAACAAAGGCTTGATGAAAATCATGTCAAAAATGGGCATTTCAACCATCGCGAGTTATCGGTGTTCGCAATTATTTGAAGCGATTGGCTTGGCCAATGAAGTGGTCGATTTATGTTTTAATGGCGTAACCAATCGCATTAAAGGCGCTGATTTTGACGACTTCTCTGCCGATCAATTAATTTTACGTCAAAAAGCCTACACCAAACGACGCAAAGTAGATCACGGCGGTTTATTAAAATATGACCATCGCGGTGAATACCATTGTTATAACCCCGATGTTGTGCAGTTATTACAAAAAGCGGTCAAAAGCGGCAGTTATCAAGACTATCAATCATTTGCCAAAGCGGTAAACAATCGCCCAATCGCGACGCTTCGCGATTTATTTGCCCTTAAGCCATCTGACCAACCAATATCGCTAGATAAAGTCGAAGCGGCCAGCAAATTGTTTCCACGATTTGACAGTGCGGCGATGTCGATTGGTGCACTAAGCCCCGAGGCCCATGAAGCACTAGCCGTGGCAATGAACCGGCTCGGTGGCCAATCAAATTCAGGGGAAGGCGGCGAAGATCCATTGCGCTTTAATAGCGAGCGTAACTCAAAAATAAAACAAGTCGCGTCTGGTCGATTTGGGGTCACCGCCCATTATTTAATGAACGCCGAAGTCATCCAAATTAAGGTCGCGCAAGGGGCTAAACCTGGTGAAGGTGGCCAATTACCCGGTGATAAAGTGTCGACCGAAATCGCCGCTTTGCGTTATGCAACGCCTGGCGTCACCCTAATATCACCACCTCCACACCATGATATCTACTCGATTGAAGATTTAGCCCAGCTAATTTTTGATTTAAAACAAATCAATCCTAAAGCGCTAATTTCAGTTAAATTAGTCTCAGAACCTGGCGTCGGCACCATCGCTACCGGGGTAGTAAAGGCCTATGCCGATCTAATCACCGTCTCAGGTTACGATGGTGGCACCGGTGCTAGCCCGTTAACCTCGGTTAAATATGCTGGCAGCCCGTGGGAACTAGGATTAGCCGAAGTTCAACAAGCCTTGGTTGAAAACGGTTTACGCCACAAGGTCAGACTGCAAGTTGATGGCGGCCTAAAAACCGGACTCGATGTCGTTAAAGCAGCTATTTTAGGCGCAGAAAGCTTCGGTTTCGGTACAGCTCCGATGGTCGCTTTAGGCTGTAAATACCTTAGAATTTGTCACCTTAATAACTGCGCTACCGGTGTTGCCACCCAAAACCCTCAATTACGTGCACAAAATTTTCACGGCCTACCAGAAATGGTCGCCAACTATTTTGAGGCGCTCGCACAAGATATCCGCGAGATCATGGCCTCGGTCGGGGTCGAAAAACTGACTGATTTGATTGGCCGTACCGAGTTACTTGAAGTCATCGCCGGGCAAACAGCTAAGCAGAGCAAACTCGACTTATCTGATATTTTATATCAGCCACAACCTAAACCAAACTGTGGGGTTTTTTGGCAAGAACATAATCCGGCCTATGACGAAGGCCAAATGAATAAGCTGCTCAGACTCAACTTAACGAGTGCGATCACCGCAAAGTCTGGTGGCCAATTTCATTTTGATATTCGCAATACCGACCGCTCGGTCGGCGCTTCCATCAGTGGCCTAGTGGCAACCCATCATGGCAATCAAGGCATGAGCGATGCGCCAATTGAGTTAAAATTTACTGGTACCGCCGGCCAAAGTTTTGGGGTGTGGAATACCGGTGGCCTGCATATGTCGATTGTTGGCGATGCCAATGATTATGTCGGCAAAGGCATGACGGGAGGTCAATTAGTTATTCACCCACCGCTGGGCACCGCTTTTAAATCGCATCAAGCCAGTATTATTGGCAATACTTGCTTATATGGCGCAACGGGTGGCAAGCTGTTCGCCGCCGGCCAAGCAGGCGAACGTTTTGGCGTTCGAAATTCAGGGGCCGTGGCTGTTATTGAAGGCATGGGTGATAATGGCTGTGAGTACATGACCGCTGGCGTCGTCGTGTGCTTGGGCACAACCGGCGTTAACTTTGCTGCCGGCATGACCGGCGGGTTTGCTTACCTTATTGACGAAGATGACAACATTAATCAGCGCATGAATCATGAATGTGCCGAAGCTATTCCATTGGCACACCCAGCCTATCAAAATCATCTCAAGGACCTAATCAAAGAGCATTACCAGTTAACGGGCAGTCAGCGCGCTTATGAAATATTAACCAACTTCAGCTATTGGCTACCTAAGTTTTTATTAGTAAAGC
- a CDS encoding GTP cyclohydrolase I FolE2: MPHQMPDIANNVNAQTEGNLEWVGMDHIEMPIMVEAQDQAPQVVAAKVAAFVNLTVPQAKGIHMSRLFLRVDQLANEQTLSPQNVSSVLNDFIASHDDLSDQAKLEFRFDYHLRRPSLLSKKMGWKAYPIVLTGQHKAGQVQLELSVDIPYSSTCPCSAALSRQLIQQAFIEQFSQHQQLSQDEVVAWLGTSEGIIATPHSQRSIAQIKIKLPLDIEQFPIKSLIDLIEQTLKTPVQAAVKREDEQEFARLNAANLMFCEDAARKIKHSLNGTDYPDYWVRINHYESLHAHDAVSITVKGVESGYSA; this comes from the coding sequence ATGCCTCACCAAATGCCAGATATTGCGAACAATGTAAATGCTCAAACCGAAGGCAACTTAGAATGGGTTGGAATGGACCATATTGAAATGCCCATTATGGTTGAAGCACAAGATCAAGCACCGCAAGTTGTTGCCGCAAAAGTAGCAGCCTTTGTTAATTTAACCGTACCGCAGGCCAAAGGCATTCATATGTCTAGACTGTTTTTGCGAGTTGATCAATTAGCCAATGAACAAACGCTATCGCCACAAAATGTCTCTAGTGTATTAAACGATTTCATTGCCAGTCATGACGACTTAAGTGATCAGGCTAAACTTGAGTTTAGGTTCGATTATCACCTGCGCCGCCCGTCTTTATTAAGTAAAAAAATGGGCTGGAAAGCATACCCTATCGTACTGACCGGCCAGCATAAGGCGGGACAAGTCCAATTAGAGTTAAGCGTAGACATTCCTTACTCATCTACCTGTCCTTGCTCTGCAGCTTTATCACGTCAATTAATTCAACAAGCATTTATTGAACAGTTTTCGCAGCACCAACAACTAAGCCAAGATGAGGTTGTCGCATGGTTAGGTACCAGTGAAGGGATTATTGCGACCCCGCACAGTCAGCGTAGTATCGCCCAAATAAAAATTAAATTGCCCTTAGACATCGAACAATTTCCAATTAAGTCACTAATCGATTTAATTGAGCAAACGCTGAAAACACCAGTGCAAGCCGCCGTTAAGCGCGAAGATGAACAAGAGTTTGCCCGCTTAAACGCCGCTAATTTAATGTTTTGTGAAGACGCAGCTCGAAAAATAAAACATAGCCTCAATGGCACTGATTATCCAGATTACTGGGTCAGAATAAACCATTATGAATCGCTCCATGCCCATGATGCGGTATCTATCACGGTCAAAGGTGTCGAATCGGGCTACAGTGCGTAG
- a CDS encoding Hpt domain-containing protein, which yields MASLVNVAQVPALDLDILVQYTQAIGGQALLGSVDIFELHFPQYIDSLIAYHQAGDNKLLVEEAHKMKGAAGSVGLRRLCQLSQKIQDNSAADWLDNYPDYIDSIKQYYAGDVAELREYLIAS from the coding sequence ATGGCTTCATTAGTAAACGTGGCGCAGGTTCCGGCGCTAGATCTAGATATATTAGTTCAATACACTCAGGCCATTGGTGGCCAGGCTTTACTAGGCAGTGTTGATATTTTTGAACTACATTTCCCGCAATATATTGATAGCTTAATTGCTTATCATCAGGCTGGTGATAATAAGTTGCTGGTCGAAGAAGCGCATAAAATGAAAGGTGCAGCTGGTTCGGTTGGTTTACGTCGTTTGTGTCAACTGTCGCAAAAAATCCAAGATAACTCGGCCGCTGATTGGTTAGATAATTACCCTGATTATATCGATAGTATTAAGCAGTATTATGCTGGTGATGTTGCTGAGTTACGCGAATACTTAATCGCGAGTTAA
- the arcA gene encoding two-component system response regulator ArcA: MQSPHILIVEDELVTRNTLRNIFEAEGYIVHEANDGDEMNRLLNQAPISLIIMDINLPGKNGLLLARELREKDNIALIFLTGRDNEVDKILGLEIGADDYITKPFNPRELTIRARNLLGRTRNPVEEKQPSMVERYRFNDWVLDVNSRSLVSPTQENFKLPRSEFRAMVEFLENPGKILTRNDLLLKMTGRELKPHDRTVDVTIRRIRKHFESHPSSSEIITTIHGEGYRFCGKLEAE; encoded by the coding sequence ATGCAAAGCCCTCACATTCTAATCGTTGAAGATGAGTTAGTTACTAGAAACACATTAAGAAATATCTTCGAAGCTGAGGGGTACATTGTACATGAAGCAAACGACGGCGATGAAATGAACCGACTGCTTAATCAAGCACCGATTTCATTGATTATAATGGACATAAACCTACCGGGTAAAAATGGTTTATTGCTCGCCAGAGAGTTAAGAGAAAAAGATAATATCGCACTTATTTTCCTGACCGGACGCGATAACGAAGTAGACAAAATTTTAGGTCTTGAAATCGGCGCTGACGACTACATCACCAAGCCTTTTAATCCGCGCGAACTTACGATTCGTGCCCGTAACTTATTAGGTCGCACTCGTAACCCGGTTGAAGAAAAGCAGCCTTCAATGGTCGAACGTTACCGCTTTAATGACTGGGTGCTTGACGTAAATTCGCGTTCGCTAGTTAGCCCAACGCAAGAGAACTTCAAATTGCCACGCAGTGAATTTAGAGCCATGGTTGAATTTTTAGAAAACCCTGGCAAGATCTTAACGCGTAACGATTTATTGTTAAAAATGACCGGCCGCGAACTAAAACCTCATGATCGCACCGTCGATGTTACCATTCGCCGGATCAGAAAACATTTTGAGTCACACCCAAGCAGCAGTGAGATAATTACCACTATTCACGGTGAAGGTTATCGCTTTTGTGGCAAGTTAGAGGCTGAATAG
- a CDS encoding DUF3293 domain-containing protein: protein MGRNQSHHLWYLYQGTYFKGVNRELLGDSFVIITANNPHGALLESQSNIELNLLLQAKLKQLGLSYLRVLAGNFDFSHAEESLVVNCSLKQGVSLATMFNQNAIFSIERDELSLVPCLLSGVEQTVVGSFIERLR from the coding sequence ATGGGTAGAAACCAGAGCCATCATCTTTGGTATTTGTATCAAGGCACCTATTTCAAAGGTGTTAATCGCGAGCTGCTCGGTGATAGCTTTGTCATTATAACGGCTAACAATCCTCATGGCGCGTTGTTAGAGAGCCAGAGCAATATCGAGTTAAACCTGTTGCTGCAAGCCAAACTAAAGCAGCTGGGGTTGTCATATCTACGGGTTTTAGCGGGTAATTTTGATTTTAGTCATGCTGAAGAAAGCTTGGTGGTGAATTGTTCACTAAAGCAAGGCGTTAGCTTAGCGACGATGTTTAACCAAAATGCCATTTTTAGCATTGAGCGTGATGAACTCAGCTTAGTACCTTGTCTGCTCAGCGGGGTTGAGCAGACAGTGGTGGGTTCTTTTATCGAGCGTTTACGTTAA
- the rsmC gene encoding 16S rRNA (guanine(1207)-N(2))-methyltransferase RsmC, with translation MSKLSNPSQVLERNIELFKNKRVLVAGFNDDSFIDTLAQSGASQIMAYGHDYHNHITVERTLNRDNVELQFGAYYDNKDHQPWQQLILYWPKAKQRALYLLANLLPHLEQGAEIYLVGDNKGGIKSSAKLLTDYVSGATKIDSARHCSLIRAEFNTQVASFVKQDWLKQYQIELDGITINIHSLPGVFSHGELDLGTKLLLENLGHLKMKRTLDFGCGCGVIGSYIGLKRPGIPLELVDIDALAIESATLTLAANGISAKVYPSDGFSDTHGKFATIVSNPPFHTGIKTDYKVPEQFMSQAPSQLMDGGQLRIVANNFLKYEPIIDRHFAKQELIATNTKFKIISART, from the coding sequence ATGTCAAAATTATCAAACCCTAGTCAAGTGCTAGAACGAAATATAGAACTATTTAAAAACAAACGCGTATTAGTCGCAGGTTTTAACGATGATAGTTTTATCGACACCCTGGCTCAGTCCGGCGCCAGCCAAATAATGGCTTATGGTCATGACTATCATAATCACATTACGGTTGAACGCACATTAAACCGTGACAATGTTGAGCTGCAATTTGGCGCTTATTACGACAACAAAGATCACCAACCGTGGCAACAACTGATCCTTTACTGGCCAAAAGCCAAGCAGCGTGCGCTATATTTACTGGCCAATTTATTACCTCACCTAGAACAAGGGGCCGAAATTTATTTAGTCGGTGATAATAAAGGCGGCATTAAGTCTAGTGCAAAACTGCTAACTGACTATGTAAGCGGCGCTACAAAAATAGATTCAGCACGCCATTGTTCTTTGATCCGAGCCGAGTTTAACACCCAAGTCGCAAGCTTTGTTAAACAAGATTGGCTCAAGCAATACCAAATAGAATTAGATGGTATCACCATCAATATTCATTCGTTACCGGGCGTATTTAGCCATGGTGAACTAGACCTTGGCACTAAGTTATTACTTGAAAATCTTGGTCATCTTAAAATGAAACGAACGCTCGACTTTGGTTGTGGCTGTGGCGTAATAGGCAGTTACATCGGCTTAAAACGCCCAGGTATTCCGCTTGAACTGGTTGATATTGATGCCTTAGCCATTGAGTCGGCCACCTTAACGTTAGCCGCCAATGGCATTAGCGCTAAAGTTTATCCTTCTGACGGCTTTTCGGATACTCACGGTAAATTCGCCACTATCGTGTCTAATCCGCCGTTTCATACCGGGATCAAGACAGATTATAAAGTGCCTGAACAGTTTATGAGCCAGGCGCCAAGCCAATTAATGGATGGTGGCCAACTGCGAATCGTGGCAAATAACTTCTTGAAGTATGAGCCGATTATTGATCGTCATTTTGCCAAGCAAGAGCTCATCGCAACTAACACTAAATTTAAAATCATATCAGCAAGAACTTAA
- a CDS encoding BolA family transcriptional regulator yields MSQAQPVKAAIERKLTEQLQPHYLLVENESHMHSVPPNSETHFKVTIVTSAFDEARMVKRHQMVYQVLSEELAGPVHALALHTLTPAQWQASSKEMPQSPNCLGGGK; encoded by the coding sequence ATGAGTCAAGCACAACCCGTTAAAGCGGCCATCGAGCGAAAACTAACCGAGCAACTGCAACCGCACTATTTATTGGTTGAAAACGAATCTCATATGCACTCAGTGCCACCAAATTCTGAAACCCATTTTAAGGTCACTATTGTGACATCAGCCTTTGACGAAGCTCGTATGGTCAAACGTCATCAAATGGTCTATCAGGTACTGAGCGAAGAGTTAGCAGGTCCTGTTCATGCATTGGCATTGCACACCCTTACTCCAGCGCAATGGCAAGCAAGCTCAAAAGAAATGCCACAATCGCCTAATTGCTTAGGCGGCGGAAAATAA
- the gshB gene encoding glutathione synthase: MTIKLGILMDPIADINIKKDSSFAMLMAAQARGYELYYLEMNDLYLEGGHTYARVRNLSVKQDPQDWYQLSNEQEIRLSDLDVLLMRKDPPFDTEFIYATYLLERAEDYGLLVVNKPQSLRDCNEKLYTAWFADLTPATLVTRRSDKIRQFYQQHQDMILKPLDGMGGASIFRVKAGDPNVGVIIETLTQHETVYTMAQAFVPDISNGDKRILIIDGKPMPYCLARIPAKGETRGNLAAGGRGEARALTETDWEIANTIGPKLKEKGLIFVGLDVIGDKVTEINVTSPTCIKEIEAAFDIDITGALMDAIEVRLGHKKEQS, encoded by the coding sequence ATGACAATTAAACTCGGCATATTGATGGATCCCATTGCAGACATCAATATCAAAAAAGACAGTAGTTTTGCAATGTTAATGGCAGCCCAAGCTCGCGGTTACGAACTTTATTATTTAGAGATGAATGACCTATATCTTGAAGGCGGTCATACCTATGCTCGAGTGCGTAACCTGAGTGTTAAACAAGACCCACAAGATTGGTACCAACTAAGTAATGAACAAGAAATCCGGTTAAGTGATTTGGACGTTCTATTGATGCGCAAAGATCCGCCATTTGATACTGAGTTTATTTACGCTACCTACCTACTTGAGCGCGCTGAAGATTATGGTTTGTTGGTGGTCAATAAACCGCAAAGCTTGCGCGACTGTAACGAAAAACTATACACAGCCTGGTTCGCTGACCTAACCCCAGCCACCTTAGTAACACGACGCAGTGATAAAATTCGTCAGTTCTATCAGCAGCACCAAGACATGATCCTAAAGCCGCTTGATGGCATGGGTGGCGCATCAATATTTAGAGTAAAAGCGGGCGATCCTAATGTTGGGGTGATTATAGAAACTCTCACTCAACACGAAACTGTCTATACGATGGCGCAAGCCTTTGTGCCAGATATTAGCAATGGTGACAAACGCATTCTGATTATTGATGGTAAGCCAATGCCGTATTGCTTGGCACGGATCCCTGCTAAAGGCGAAACCCGCGGTAATCTAGCCGCAGGAGGTCGTGGAGAAGCAAGGGCGTTAACAGAAACCGATTGGGAGATTGCCAATACCATCGGGCCTAAACTCAAAGAAAAAGGGTTAATCTTCGTTGGTCTTGATGTTATTGGCGACAAAGTCACCGAAATTAACGTCACAAGCCCAACTTGCATCAAAGAAATAGAAGCCGCTTTTGATATCGACATTACTGGCGCGTTAATGGATGCTATCGAAGTTCGCCTTGGCCACAAAAAGGAACAATCATGA
- the rsmE gene encoding 16S rRNA (uracil(1498)-N(3))-methyltransferase, with protein MRIPRIYYSQDLSVNIEIALEADAANHVGRVLRLSTGAEIILFNGQGGEYRACLTESSKKNVKAQVNSFSDIDLESPLAIHLGQGISRGDKMEMTIQKAVELGVTEITPLFSERCGVKLTGERLQKKLNQWQKIIISACEQCGRNTIATINPPLPLDQWLAQPSNELKLNLHPRAKYSINTLPEPSHGIRLLIGPEGGLSDPEIELAASQGFDEVLIGPRVLRTETAGLTIISALQTRFGDLG; from the coding sequence ATGAGAATTCCACGAATATATTACTCACAAGACTTGAGCGTTAATATCGAAATAGCACTTGAAGCAGATGCCGCTAATCATGTCGGGCGAGTTTTACGCCTGAGCACTGGTGCTGAAATTATTTTGTTTAATGGCCAAGGTGGTGAATATCGCGCCTGCCTAACAGAATCAAGCAAGAAAAATGTCAAAGCCCAAGTGAACTCATTTTCAGATATTGATCTTGAATCACCACTGGCCATTCATTTAGGCCAAGGAATATCTCGTGGCGATAAAATGGAAATGACGATTCAAAAAGCCGTTGAATTAGGTGTGACCGAAATAACGCCGTTATTTAGTGAGCGTTGTGGGGTCAAATTAACCGGCGAGCGATTGCAAAAAAAACTAAATCAGTGGCAAAAAATAATTATTTCAGCTTGCGAACAATGTGGCCGTAACACGATTGCGACCATTAATCCGCCTTTGCCATTAGATCAATGGCTAGCGCAGCCAAGCAATGAACTAAAACTAAATTTACACCCAAGAGCCAAGTACTCCATTAATACGCTGCCCGAACCAAGCCATGGTATTCGATTGTTAATAGGGCCTGAAGGCGGTTTGTCAGATCCAGAAATTGAACTGGCCGCGAGCCAGGGGTTTGACGAGGTATTGATCGGCCCGCGCGTTTTACGCACAGAAACTGCAGGTCTCACCATTATTAGTGCCCTGCAAACCCGCTTTGGTGATTTGGGTTAA